The Staphylococcus sp. KG4-3 genome has a window encoding:
- a CDS encoding thiazole synthase, translated as MFKIGNFTLNSRLLLGTGKFANEEIQTQAIEAAETEVLTFAVRRMNLYDKDLPNPLAKVDLSNFITFPNTAGAKTAKEAVRIAEIANHAGVCDMIKVEVIGDDETLLPDPLETYKACKVLLEKGYTVCPYISNDVVLAKRLEELGVHAIMPLASPIGTGRGINNPLNLRYIIERVNVPVIVDAGIGSPKDACHAMELGADGILLNTAISSAADPVKMAEAMNKGITAGRLSYEAGRIPVKYTAQASSPTKGIGFL; from the coding sequence ATGTTTAAAATAGGCAACTTTACATTAAATTCAAGATTATTATTAGGTACAGGAAAATTTGCTAATGAAGAGATACAAACTCAGGCTATTGAAGCAGCAGAAACAGAAGTATTAACTTTTGCAGTAAGACGTATGAATTTATATGACAAAGATTTACCAAATCCATTAGCAAAAGTTGATTTATCGAATTTCATCACATTTCCAAATACTGCAGGGGCTAAAACAGCTAAAGAAGCAGTCCGTATAGCAGAAATTGCTAATCACGCAGGTGTTTGTGACATGATTAAGGTAGAGGTCATTGGTGATGACGAAACATTATTGCCAGACCCATTAGAAACATATAAAGCATGTAAAGTGTTATTGGAAAAAGGTTATACGGTCTGTCCATATATATCTAACGATGTTGTGCTAGCGAAACGCTTAGAAGAGTTAGGTGTTCATGCAATTATGCCACTTGCCTCTCCTATTGGTACGGGGAGAGGAATCAATAACCCATTAAATCTACGCTATATTATTGAACGCGTCAATGTGCCCGTAATCGTAGACGCAGGTATTGGTTCACCTAAGGATGCTTGTCATGCGATGGAATTAGGTGCTGATGGTATTTTACTTAATACGGCAATATCAAGTGCAGCGGATCCTGTGAAAATGGCAGAAGCAATGAATAAAGGAATTACTGCGGGAAGATTGAGTTATGAAGCAGGAAGAATACCTGTGAAGTATACGGCACAAGCATCGAGTCCAACTAAAGGTATTGGATTCTTATGA
- the nrdD gene encoding anaerobic ribonucleoside-triphosphate reductase: MNKLEQDLKNLITKDPTVINENANKDSATFSTMRDLTAGVVSKSYALNHLLPEHIATAHKEGDIHFHDLDYHPFQPLTNCCLIDAESMLKNGFQIGNATVTSPKSIQTASAQLVQIIANVSSSQYGGCTIDRVDELLSHYVQYNEAKHRELAEKFVTPQDIETYVDYRVSQDIEDAIESLEYEINTLYTSNGQTPFVTLGFGLGTDTYSRKIQQAILNTRIKGLGKDRITAIFPKLVFSIKKGVNFSSKDPNYDIKQLALECSTKRMYPDILNYDKTVEILGDFKAPMGCRSFLPAWKNEIGEFENNGRCNLGVVTLNVPRIAIESNGDIEMFWKIFHERMALMHDALVYRIQRISEVTPDNAPILYKNGAFKHRLTDKEDIMTLLKGKRATLSMGYIGLYEAATVFYGPNWETQSIAKKFTLDILKAMKVYQLKWTEQYDVWFSVYSTPSESLTDRFCRLDMEKYGEIPNVTDKGYYQNSFHYDVRKDITPFEKIDFEKDYPFYASGGYIHYCEYPKLNHNLKSLEAVWDYSYDKVSYLGTNIPIDHCRECDFKGDFKTTTTGYQCPECGNDDSTTVDVVKRTCGYLGNPVQRPTIEGRHKEMCARVKHLKDQTL, from the coding sequence ATGAATAAACTTGAACAAGATTTAAAGAATTTAATAACTAAAGATCCTACAGTGATAAATGAAAATGCCAATAAGGATAGCGCTACATTTTCGACGATGAGAGATTTAACAGCCGGTGTAGTATCTAAATCATATGCGTTAAATCATTTATTACCAGAACATATCGCAACAGCTCATAAAGAAGGGGACATACATTTTCATGATTTAGATTATCATCCATTTCAACCGCTTACGAATTGTTGCTTAATAGATGCAGAAAGTATGCTCAAGAATGGTTTTCAAATTGGTAACGCAACTGTGACTTCACCTAAATCAATTCAAACAGCTTCTGCCCAACTTGTACAAATCATTGCCAATGTTTCTAGTAGCCAATATGGAGGGTGTACAATTGACCGAGTTGATGAATTACTGAGCCATTACGTTCAATATAATGAAGCTAAGCATCGAGAATTGGCTGAAAAATTTGTGACACCACAAGACATAGAAACTTATGTTGATTATCGAGTTTCACAAGATATCGAAGATGCTATAGAAAGTTTAGAATATGAAATTAACACATTGTATACATCAAATGGTCAAACACCTTTTGTAACATTAGGATTTGGATTAGGAACAGATACATATAGCCGTAAAATCCAACAAGCAATTCTTAACACTAGGATCAAAGGTTTGGGTAAAGATCGTATTACTGCCATCTTCCCAAAACTTGTGTTTTCAATTAAAAAAGGCGTGAATTTTAGTTCGAAAGATCCGAATTATGATATAAAACAATTAGCATTAGAGTGCTCTACTAAAAGAATGTATCCTGATATTTTGAATTATGATAAAACGGTAGAAATATTAGGTGATTTTAAAGCTCCGATGGGTTGTCGTTCATTTTTGCCAGCTTGGAAGAACGAAATTGGAGAATTTGAGAATAATGGAAGATGTAATTTAGGTGTTGTGACATTAAATGTGCCTAGAATAGCAATTGAATCTAATGGTGACATTGAAATGTTTTGGAAGATATTCCATGAACGAATGGCACTAATGCATGATGCTCTCGTCTATCGAATTCAACGCATTTCCGAAGTAACACCTGATAATGCGCCTATTTTATATAAAAATGGTGCATTTAAACATCGTTTAACAGATAAAGAAGATATTATGACATTGTTAAAAGGAAAACGAGCTACTTTATCTATGGGATATATTGGTTTGTATGAAGCGGCTACAGTGTTTTATGGTCCTAATTGGGAAACACAGTCTATAGCTAAAAAATTTACATTAGATATATTAAAAGCAATGAAAGTTTACCAACTGAAATGGACTGAACAATATGATGTTTGGTTCAGCGTTTATAGCACACCAAGTGAATCTCTAACCGATCGTTTTTGTAGACTTGATATGGAAAAATATGGTGAAATACCGAACGTCACTGACAAAGGATATTATCAAAATTCATTCCACTATGATGTGAGAAAAGATATTACACCATTTGAGAAAATTGATTTTGAAAAGGATTATCCTTTTTATGCAAGTGGTGGTTACATCCATTACTGTGAATATCCGAAATTAAATCATAATTTAAAATCCTTAGAAGCGGTATGGGATTATTCATATGATAAGGTAAGTTATTTAGGCACGAACATTCCTATTGATCATTGTAGGGAATGTGACTTTAAAGGTGATTTTAAAACTACAACAACAGGCTATCAATGTCCTGAGTGTGGTAATGATGATTCTACTACAGTTGATGTAGTAAAACGTACATGTGGGTATCTTGGTAATCCAGTCCAACGTCCTACGATTG
- a CDS encoding AEC family transporter, with the protein MHEMLVILETVLLPIFIMIVIGYVLQKKFTLDLKTLAKLNIYIFVPGFIFVKFYKTNFEIKLLLYIVLFFIIYIIILYGIGKLLAYFGTKDKGEATTLTNSVLFFNSGNYGVPVNDLVFKGDPLAMSVQVIVLSLQNIFTFSYGIFSIQAVHIGKLKAILGYFKMPVLYALIFAIVLNYGNVAIPKFIWTPANYIADAMIAIALLLLGAQIANIKFSFKWSSSYVFIFVRLIVGPVIAFGIIKLMGLEGIIAQALFITSAMPTSVNSSVIAQEYDNHPELAAELVFLSTLLSAITVVIVIYMSKILF; encoded by the coding sequence ATGCACGAAATGTTAGTTATTTTAGAGACTGTATTGTTGCCTATTTTTATTATGATTGTAATAGGATATGTACTGCAGAAAAAATTTACATTAGATTTAAAAACATTGGCAAAGTTAAACATATACATATTTGTACCTGGATTCATATTTGTAAAATTTTATAAGACGAATTTTGAAATCAAGCTATTATTGTATATCGTATTATTCTTTATCATATACATAATTATCCTTTATGGTATTGGTAAGTTATTGGCATATTTTGGTACAAAGGATAAAGGGGAAGCAACAACATTAACGAATAGCGTATTATTTTTTAATTCTGGTAATTACGGCGTCCCGGTAAATGATTTAGTATTTAAAGGAGATCCTTTGGCGATGTCTGTTCAAGTCATTGTGCTTTCCTTACAAAATATTTTCACTTTTTCATATGGTATATTTTCAATACAAGCTGTGCATATTGGGAAACTTAAAGCGATATTAGGTTACTTTAAGATGCCTGTTTTATACGCTTTAATATTCGCGATTGTTTTGAATTATGGTAATGTCGCTATACCTAAGTTTATATGGACACCGGCAAACTATATTGCAGATGCAATGATAGCAATTGCCTTATTATTATTAGGTGCCCAAATTGCTAATATTAAATTTAGCTTTAAATGGTCAAGTTCATATGTGTTTATATTTGTAAGGCTGATTGTCGGCCCGGTAATAGCATTTGGTATTATCAAACTGATGGGGCTTGAAGGTATCATAGCACAAGCGTTATTTATTACTTCAGCTATGCCTACATCCGTTAATAGTTCTGTTATTGCCCAGGAATATGATAATCATCCAGAACTTGCGGCCGAATTAGTCTTTTTATCAACATTACTGAGTGCGATAACCGTAGTCATCGTCATTTATATGTCGAAAATATTATTCTAA
- the thiS gene encoding sulfur carrier protein ThiS, producing the protein MKCKINGDVFNFEQPINIQEIIQSLGLDETRIIVEHNETLIKREQFTSRIVNDEDNLELLEFVGGG; encoded by the coding sequence ATGAAATGTAAGATTAATGGCGACGTATTTAACTTTGAACAACCAATTAATATACAAGAAATAATTCAATCATTAGGGCTGGATGAAACACGTATTATTGTAGAGCATAATGAGACACTAATTAAGCGAGAACAATTTACATCTCGAATAGTCAATGATGAAGATAACTTAGAATTATTAGAATTTGTAGGAGGCGGTTAA
- a CDS encoding helix-turn-helix domain-containing protein — translation MNYNLVIYKQHDKLDYLNTPNFANIYLVIEGEISFQKFTSTYTFQQGEIFIVYDFEENLIISRQAIISCISVNNITYHRFSLAYREGDSDNYPPPKVITETYIEILKVILEEDFFNADIGVIKLINYLNHSKDNLYVNMSYSSKLIKNVVEYINTNYKEPLTLSYISKKFYVNSSYLSREFSKKMNISLLKYIKKVKIYNLSRELLLHGNLESIWRQYGFRSYNTYLRDFKNIMHMSPKNFINQNPINQVNKKIGQHELYKCLQQILHLIKSE, via the coding sequence GTGAATTACAACCTAGTTATTTATAAACAACATGACAAACTCGACTATCTAAATACACCTAACTTTGCGAATATATATTTAGTAATAGAAGGTGAAATTTCCTTTCAAAAATTCACCTCTACATATACTTTCCAACAAGGTGAAATTTTTATAGTTTATGACTTCGAAGAAAATTTAATAATTAGTAGACAAGCTATAATTTCTTGTATTTCTGTAAATAACATAACCTATCACCGTTTTTCATTAGCATATCGAGAAGGCGATTCAGACAATTATCCGCCACCCAAAGTTATAACTGAAACTTATATTGAGATTTTAAAAGTAATTCTAGAGGAAGATTTTTTCAATGCAGATATTGGAGTGATAAAACTTATAAATTATCTTAATCATTCAAAAGATAATTTATATGTGAATATGTCATATTCAAGTAAACTGATTAAAAATGTAGTTGAGTATATTAATACAAATTATAAAGAGCCTTTAACTTTATCTTATATTTCAAAGAAATTTTATGTAAACAGTAGTTACCTATCACGTGAATTTTCAAAGAAAATGAATATATCTTTATTAAAGTATATTAAAAAAGTAAAGATTTATAATTTGTCGAGGGAACTTTTATTACATGGTAATTTGGAATCTATCTGGAGACAATACGGATTTCGTTCTTACAATACTTATTTGCGTGATTTTAAAAATATAATGCACATGTCGCCCAAAAATTTTATCAATCAAAATCCTATTAATCAAGTAAATAAAAAAATTGGGCAGCATGAGTTATACAAATGTTTACAACAAATATTACATTTAATAAAATCTGAATAA
- a CDS encoding thiamine phosphate synthase, producing the protein MFIAITPYQDLSKSHIKHYCEIEGVIDYLLIRVPMNTEELIQWVHELLKNEFPKDKIIIHSDIKVIIRCDLSAIHFRENDRSIREIQTRYPNLQVSMSTHCKDAIANAKYLGIDFVLFGHVFETPSKPKQKPRAKTEVEEALQIDIPIIAIGGINQHTLPSLPNGFSGIAGISIFNQYSKHKLMNMKEVWDGHV; encoded by the coding sequence TTGTTTATTGCTATTACACCATATCAAGATTTGTCTAAATCACATATTAAGCATTACTGTGAAATCGAAGGTGTTATTGATTACTTATTAATAAGAGTGCCAATGAATACTGAAGAACTAATTCAGTGGGTTCATGAATTACTAAAAAATGAGTTCCCTAAGGATAAGATTATTATTCATAGCGATATCAAGGTAATCATACGATGTGACTTGTCGGCAATTCATTTTAGAGAAAATGACCGTTCTATTAGGGAAATACAAACTCGTTATCCTAATTTACAAGTGAGTATGTCTACGCATTGTAAAGATGCTATTGCTAACGCTAAATATTTAGGGATAGATTTTGTGTTGTTCGGACACGTATTTGAAACACCTTCTAAACCTAAACAAAAGCCTAGAGCAAAGACGGAAGTTGAAGAAGCGCTACAAATTGATATTCCGATTATTGCAATTGGAGGTATCAATCAACATACTTTGCCTTCCTTACCTAATGGATTTTCAGGCATAGCCGGTATTTCTATTTTTAATCAATACTCGAAACATAAACTCATGAATATGAAGGAAGTGTGGGATGGACATGTATGA
- a CDS encoding ThiF family adenylyltransferase, producing MERYNRQVRYHQFGEQGQSQLQKTHVMIMGAGALGSHSAEMLVRMGVGSLTVIDMDIVELSNLHRQALYDELDAEQMLPKVEALKHKLNQINSNVQVTTIDSEITNLNIENLLTTYHPDIVIDGMDHFKIRYLINESCNKQSIPWIYGAAVGSKGTVYGIDNQGPCLKCLLETMPSTGESCAINGVLPPVIYQVASMQISELMRWVSGEAFSKKLITIDCFNMQYKSMDISALTQSDCNVCVKHEYELLNDKYDTKIEKQCGDMFLLRFNADIFNHIDYLPVTVKKTNDFVKLLAYETHEITLFKDGRMHVYGTENEEEAKKIYREIVKSLS from the coding sequence ATAGAACGGTACAATCGACAGGTAAGATATCATCAGTTTGGTGAGCAAGGCCAAAGCCAACTTCAAAAAACTCATGTCATGATTATGGGCGCAGGTGCACTTGGTAGTCACAGTGCAGAAATGTTAGTAAGGATGGGGGTAGGATCACTTACTGTAATCGATATGGATATTGTTGAATTATCCAATTTACATAGACAGGCGTTATATGATGAGTTGGATGCGGAACAAATGTTACCTAAAGTTGAAGCATTAAAGCATAAGTTGAATCAAATCAATAGCAATGTACAAGTAACAACAATAGATAGTGAAATAACAAATTTAAATATAGAAAATCTATTAACGACATATCATCCGGATATTGTTATAGATGGAATGGACCATTTTAAAATAAGGTATTTAATCAATGAATCTTGTAATAAGCAAAGTATACCTTGGATTTATGGTGCTGCAGTTGGAAGTAAAGGTACTGTTTATGGTATCGATAATCAAGGACCATGTTTGAAATGTCTACTTGAAACAATGCCAAGTACTGGTGAAAGTTGTGCAATAAATGGTGTGTTGCCACCAGTGATTTATCAAGTAGCTAGTATGCAAATTTCCGAGCTAATGAGATGGGTCTCTGGAGAAGCATTTTCAAAAAAACTTATAACTATAGATTGTTTTAATATGCAATATAAGTCAATGGATATTAGTGCTTTAACACAAAGTGATTGTAATGTTTGTGTGAAGCACGAGTATGAATTATTAAATGATAAATACGACACCAAGATAGAGAAGCAATGCGGAGATATGTTCTTGTTACGCTTTAACGCCGACATTTTTAACCATATTGATTATTTACCAGTTACTGTGAAAAAAACTAATGACTTTGTGAAACTATTGGCATATGAGACTCATGAAATCACACTGTTCAAAGATGGAAGAATGCATGTCTATGGTACTGAAAATGAGGAGGAAGCTAAGAAAATTTATAGAGAAATTGTAAAGAGTTTGAGTTGA
- a CDS encoding DUF4064 domain-containing protein gives MKRTIERVLTWIGIALQLIAVILLAILIPMFGNSELKDTFINQMMQEEASVTYEDANAFFSTLSGLVTAGLVIGIVILIIALIAAFLIGKKAKIAGVLLIIAGVISLLGNWINAILWIVAGIMLLVRKPKTPVYSKDNDEDVNPYIKDGSQVNEHNNSFVLSEEQKENEKEAIKDEYTKSDEENKYKY, from the coding sequence ATGAAAAGAACAATAGAACGCGTACTAACATGGATCGGTATTGCGCTACAATTAATTGCTGTAATACTATTAGCTATTTTAATTCCGATGTTTGGAAATAGTGAGCTCAAAGATACTTTTATTAATCAAATGATGCAAGAAGAGGCTAGCGTTACATATGAAGATGCTAATGCATTCTTTAGTACATTAAGCGGACTTGTAACTGCAGGTTTAGTAATAGGTATTGTAATTTTAATTATTGCATTGATAGCAGCATTCTTAATTGGTAAAAAAGCTAAAATAGCAGGCGTTTTATTAATTATTGCAGGCGTAATTTCTTTATTAGGTAATTGGATTAATGCCATATTGTGGATTGTTGCTGGTATCATGTTATTAGTGAGAAAGCCAAAAACGCCTGTTTATAGTAAAGACAATGATGAGGACGTAAATCCATATATTAAAGATGGTTCGCAAGTCAACGAACACAATAATTCGTTTGTTTTATCAGAAGAACAAAAAGAAAATGAAAAAGAAGCTATAAAAGATGAATATACAAAATCAGATGAAGAGAACAAATATAAGTATTAA
- a CDS encoding FAD-binding oxidoreductase, which produces MYDVIIIGSGVMGMSIARGLSQSFANIAVIDRDEAGKHASYKAGGMLGAQNEFTENSALFSLATTSQKMFKPLRDSLFEEVGVDIEYLNSGLIKLATNHYDNKKIEQQYQFLRQHFTSVEHLSPTDVQHMSNGVITSKHANGIYMPEDNQINANRYTKALLKSLSHRHIDRIYQTTVTHIEAGKGGYRVDTQSGTYYTEKLIVTGGAWTSKLLQQYLPCEAVSGVKGEVLLVEQPDLNLGVTMFLTNGCYVVPKLKNRYLVGATSYFDDYSVGVSNAGKSWLKSQALHYIPDLKNGKIINQWSGIRPYYQNEQPIMDEVDKDLFVITGHYRNGILLSPLIGELMSQWVINGHRPKQLYDFHIRRGERNEM; this is translated from the coding sequence ATGTATGATGTCATTATTATTGGATCTGGAGTCATGGGCATGTCAATCGCACGTGGGTTAAGCCAGTCCTTTGCGAATATAGCTGTGATAGATAGAGACGAAGCAGGTAAGCATGCATCTTATAAAGCCGGTGGGATGTTAGGCGCGCAAAATGAATTTACCGAAAACAGTGCTTTGTTTAGTTTAGCAACAACTTCTCAAAAGATGTTCAAACCTCTAAGAGATAGTTTGTTTGAAGAGGTTGGCGTGGATATTGAGTATTTAAATAGCGGATTAATAAAATTGGCTACGAATCATTATGATAATAAAAAAATCGAACAACAATATCAATTCTTGAGACAACATTTTACATCTGTAGAACATCTTAGCCCGACTGATGTTCAGCACATGTCCAACGGGGTCATTACTTCAAAACATGCAAATGGTATTTATATGCCTGAAGATAATCAAATCAATGCAAACCGATATACCAAAGCGTTGCTGAAGTCACTATCACATCGACATATAGATAGGATATATCAAACAACTGTGACCCATATTGAAGCCGGAAAAGGCGGATACCGTGTGGATACACAAAGTGGAACTTATTATACTGAAAAGTTAATTGTCACGGGTGGCGCTTGGACAAGCAAACTTTTACAGCAATATTTACCCTGTGAAGCGGTTAGTGGTGTAAAGGGAGAAGTATTATTGGTAGAACAACCTGATTTGAATTTGGGCGTTACCATGTTCCTGACAAATGGTTGCTATGTCGTCCCTAAATTAAAGAATAGATATTTAGTCGGTGCAACAAGTTACTTTGATGATTACTCAGTTGGGGTGTCTAATGCAGGGAAATCATGGCTTAAGTCACAAGCTTTGCACTATATACCTGATTTGAAAAATGGAAAAATTATAAACCAGTGGTCAGGTATACGACCTTATTATCAAAATGAACAGCCTATTATGGATGAAGTGGATAAAGACTTATTTGTCATTACTGGCCATTATCGCAATGGAATTCTACTATCACCTTTAATAGGCGAGTTGATGAGTCAATGGGTTATTAATGGCCATAGGCCAAAACAATTATATGATTTTCATATTAGGAGAGGTGAAAGAAATGAAATGTAA
- the xylB gene encoding xylulokinase codes for MNEAVLGIDVGTSSVKVIAVSREGEVLAKVSEDLDIIQLQSGYNEQQPDEWFEATKSCIRQILNNNTLNDIYIRALSLSGQMHSLVALDSNNKPIRNAILWNDTRSTHQCATIEQQFGNYVLSNPVLEGFTLTKLLWIKDNEPNNWNRIATFLLPKDYVRFKLTGKINMEYSDASSTLLMDPKQKNWSKAIGSQFGIHDIYPSLVSSGDFVGYVESGLAKSLGLKDEVAVFAGGGDNACGALGAGVIKSNDTLCSIGTSGTLLTCEEGEGKTYRHNLHYFNHVVEDKSYVMGVTLAAGDSLNWLKKHVFPDLTFNQILSLASESTIGSEGLLFAPYLSGERTPHGDSQIRGSFIGLSTLHTNADIARSVIEGITYSLYETLVYLREKGKDITHITSIGGGAKNDFWLQLQADIFNAKVSKLKYEEGPCMGAAMLAIVGLGWYENIEDVVNQFIVYDRTFLPNKAHHKRYVEYFEIYREVYRQTRSITARLLELSL; via the coding sequence TTGAATGAAGCAGTGTTAGGTATAGATGTAGGAACAAGTTCAGTTAAAGTTATAGCCGTGAGTAGAGAAGGAGAAGTTCTAGCTAAGGTTAGCGAAGACCTTGATATTATACAACTTCAATCTGGATACAATGAACAACAACCAGATGAATGGTTTGAGGCAACAAAATCATGTATTAGACAAATATTAAATAACAACACGTTAAATGATATCTATATTCGTGCCTTATCGTTATCTGGTCAAATGCATAGTTTAGTGGCATTAGATAGCAATAATAAACCGATTCGAAATGCAATATTGTGGAATGATACTCGATCAACACATCAGTGCGCAACAATTGAACAACAATTTGGTAATTATGTGTTATCAAATCCGGTATTAGAAGGCTTTACACTAACGAAATTGCTATGGATAAAAGATAATGAGCCTAATAATTGGAACAGGATAGCGACATTCTTATTACCTAAAGATTATGTGCGGTTTAAGCTTACCGGTAAAATAAATATGGAATATTCAGATGCTTCAAGCACGCTATTAATGGATCCAAAACAAAAAAATTGGTCGAAGGCAATTGGCTCACAATTTGGTATTCACGATATTTATCCTTCACTCGTATCATCCGGAGATTTTGTGGGATATGTAGAAAGTGGCCTAGCTAAATCATTAGGATTAAAAGATGAGGTAGCTGTTTTTGCTGGTGGTGGTGATAATGCATGTGGTGCACTTGGTGCTGGCGTTATCAAATCCAACGATACATTATGCAGTATTGGGACTTCTGGTACGTTATTAACTTGTGAAGAAGGTGAAGGAAAGACGTATCGCCATAATTTGCACTATTTCAATCATGTTGTCGAAGATAAATCATATGTAATGGGTGTGACACTTGCTGCTGGAGATAGTTTGAATTGGTTAAAAAAGCATGTATTTCCTGACTTAACTTTCAATCAAATTTTAAGTTTAGCAAGTGAATCTACAATTGGCAGTGAAGGGTTGTTATTTGCACCTTATCTTTCAGGTGAGCGTACACCACATGGCGATTCCCAAATTAGAGGTAGCTTTATCGGGTTAAGTACTTTACATACAAATGCAGATATAGCTAGATCAGTAATTGAAGGTATTACTTATTCATTGTATGAAACATTGGTATATTTACGTGAAAAAGGGAAGGACATAACGCATATTACCTCGATTGGCGGAGGTGCGAAAAATGATTTTTGGTTACAATTACAAGCTGATATATTTAATGCGAAAGTCAGTAAATTGAAATATGAAGAAGGGCCTTGCATGGGGGCTGCGATGCTAGCTATTGTCGGTTTGGGTTGGTATGAAAATATAGAAGATGTAGTTAATCAATTTATTGTCTATGATAGAACTTTTCTTCCAAATAAAGCTCATCACAAACGCTATGTTGAATATTTTGAAATATACCGAGAAGTCTATCGTCAGACCAGGTCTATAACAGCACGTTTGTTAGAGTTGTCTTTATAG
- a CDS encoding MarR family winged helix-turn-helix transcriptional regulator produces MENVDKTIEEAIIKFQIVMLHLNKEIVDIVKETGLSNLLSREQIEAMRIIKTEGKVTINELAGLQNIFKTAASKRIAKLEDMGYVQRAHSDNKRIKLIKLSDEGEAFLKKATAVMTEAVKDRLGNKFTAEEVHHFVDQLTHIDNAFREHK; encoded by the coding sequence TTGGAAAATGTAGATAAGACAATTGAAGAAGCGATTATTAAATTTCAAATAGTAATGTTGCATTTAAATAAAGAAATTGTAGATATCGTTAAAGAGACCGGGCTAAGTAATTTGCTTTCAAGAGAACAAATTGAGGCAATGAGAATTATAAAAACTGAAGGTAAAGTAACGATTAATGAATTAGCTGGTTTACAAAATATTTTTAAAACGGCTGCATCAAAGCGTATAGCAAAATTAGAAGATATGGGCTATGTGCAACGTGCACACTCAGATAATAAACGTATCAAACTCATTAAATTGAGTGATGAAGGTGAAGCATTTTTGAAGAAAGCAACAGCTGTTATGACAGAAGCAGTGAAAGATCGCCTTGGAAATAAATTTACAGCCGAAGAAGTTCATCATTTCGTAGATCAACTTACACATATTGATAATGCTTTTAGAGAACACAAATAA